The proteins below are encoded in one region of Paenarthrobacter ilicis:
- the thiL gene encoding thiamine-phosphate kinase, which yields MLVEQLTVQDLTESQLLARIFPRLSQGSGVLLGPGDDAALLESPDGRTLISIDTQTQDQDFRLVWNNGYRTTGFDVGWKAAAQNLSDINAMGGTATSLVVSLTMPPGTPVDWVESFADGLTAAIEQLGAVGCSVAGGDLGRGREIAVTVAVVGTLNGMPPVVRSGAQPGDTVALAGTLGRAAAGLALLESSVPVADLPPELLALVRNQCRPQPPLAAGPLAARAGATAMLDVSDGLLRDAGRIAAASAVVLDFDPLALGRLSVLLRPAAEILGVDAMEWVLGGGEDHGILGTFPAGIQLPEGFTAIGSVQAVVEPPGSGVRIAGQSADTVGWDHFAD from the coding sequence GTGCTTGTTGAACAACTGACAGTCCAGGACCTCACGGAGTCGCAACTCCTGGCCCGGATCTTCCCGCGTTTGAGCCAGGGGTCCGGGGTGTTGCTGGGGCCGGGCGACGATGCCGCACTGCTGGAATCACCTGATGGGCGGACCCTCATCTCCATCGACACCCAGACCCAGGACCAGGACTTCAGGCTGGTATGGAACAACGGCTACCGCACCACCGGGTTCGACGTCGGGTGGAAAGCGGCGGCACAGAACCTCAGTGACATCAATGCCATGGGAGGCACGGCAACCTCGCTGGTGGTAAGCCTGACCATGCCTCCCGGCACTCCCGTGGACTGGGTGGAGTCATTCGCGGATGGGTTGACTGCTGCCATCGAGCAGTTGGGCGCAGTTGGTTGTTCGGTGGCCGGGGGGGACCTTGGCCGGGGCCGCGAAATTGCGGTCACTGTGGCCGTCGTCGGGACCCTCAACGGGATGCCACCGGTGGTGCGGTCGGGCGCCCAACCCGGTGACACCGTGGCATTGGCGGGAACCCTCGGCAGGGCGGCCGCGGGACTGGCCCTTTTGGAAAGTTCCGTGCCGGTGGCGGACCTCCCGCCGGAGTTGCTGGCCCTGGTCAGGAACCAGTGCCGGCCCCAGCCTCCGCTGGCAGCTGGACCCTTGGCTGCCCGTGCCGGGGCAACGGCCATGCTGGATGTTTCGGATGGCCTCCTGAGGGATGCTGGCCGGATCGCCGCGGCCAGCGCAGTGGTCCTTGACTTTGATCCCCTGGCGCTGGGAAGACTTTCCGTGCTGCTGCGGCCCGCCGCGGAGATACTGGGTGTAGACGCCATGGAGTGGGTACTGGGCGGTGGCGAGGACCACGGCATTCTGGGGACCTTCCCGGCTGGAATTCAGCTCCCGGAGGGCTTCACTGCGATAGGCTCGGTGCAAGCCGTTGTCGAGCCACCAGGCAGCGGGGTCCGGATTGCCGGACAATCTGCTGACACCGTTGGATGGGATCACTTTGCAGACTAA
- a CDS encoding DUF3515 family protein, whose amino-acid sequence MQHTSLRRSAAAIFIAAAAVPALSACAPTVDVTAAADAANPACAPMMVALPDKIGDANLRKTNSQATAAWGDPSQVILRCGVNVPGPTTDRCVSVNGIDWVIKEGDPVYTLTTFGRQPATEILVDPVKLESANISSATVLTELAAAVGKIKATGKCVGQEDLQNLPGSK is encoded by the coding sequence ATGCAACACACCTCGCTTCGTCGCTCTGCCGCGGCCATTTTCATTGCTGCTGCAGCAGTTCCGGCGCTTTCCGCATGTGCTCCCACCGTGGACGTCACCGCGGCCGCCGATGCCGCCAATCCCGCATGCGCCCCCATGATGGTTGCCCTGCCCGACAAGATCGGCGATGCGAACCTGAGAAAAACCAACAGCCAGGCGACGGCCGCCTGGGGTGACCCTTCGCAGGTTATCCTTCGCTGCGGTGTCAACGTCCCGGGTCCCACCACCGACCGCTGCGTCAGTGTCAACGGGATCGACTGGGTTATCAAGGAAGGTGATCCCGTTTACACCCTGACCACCTTCGGACGCCAGCCGGCCACGGAAATACTTGTTGATCCGGTCAAGCTTGAATCCGCCAACATCAGCTCAGCCACGGTCCTGACGGAACTCGCAGCGGCAGTGGGGAAGATCAAGGCCACCGGCAAGTGTGTGGGACAAGAGGACCTGCAGAATCTTCCGGGCAGCAAATAG
- a CDS encoding D-alanine--D-alanine ligase family protein codes for MTELNKPATGRPRVAVLFGGRSSEHAVSCVTAAGVMGAIDRDKYDVIPIGIAKSGQWVLASGDTSQWSLSSAALPEVAPSGQTVTLAEVGGEHQLIVTEPNAVPQELGSVDVVFPLLHGPWGEDGTIQGLLELSDTRYVGAGVLASAVGMDKHFMKVVFEAAGLAVGPYISVTDREWVTDAEAVRKKVDKLGFPVFVKPARAGSSMGISKVDSLDGLDEAIEEARRHDLKLVIEAGIIGREIECAVLQGRGTEAPRTSMPGEIAVAAGEHQFYDFAAKYVEDGAAALSCPADMPDEAIARVRDLAAVAFDSVGAEGLSRVDFFYTPAGELIINEINTMPGFTPKSMYPQMWAASGLGYAELIDELIHLALTRKTGLR; via the coding sequence TCAGCTGCGTGACGGCCGCCGGCGTCATGGGTGCCATCGACAGGGACAAATATGACGTCATCCCTATCGGAATCGCCAAGTCAGGGCAGTGGGTCCTTGCATCGGGGGATACCAGCCAGTGGTCCTTGAGTTCGGCGGCCCTCCCGGAGGTTGCACCGTCCGGACAGACAGTCACCCTTGCCGAGGTGGGCGGCGAACACCAACTGATAGTGACCGAGCCCAACGCCGTTCCGCAGGAGCTTGGCTCAGTGGACGTGGTTTTCCCATTGCTTCATGGACCATGGGGTGAAGACGGAACCATCCAGGGTTTGCTCGAATTGTCCGATACCCGCTATGTGGGCGCCGGTGTGCTGGCATCGGCCGTGGGCATGGACAAGCACTTCATGAAGGTGGTTTTTGAAGCCGCCGGGCTCGCTGTGGGGCCTTACATTTCCGTCACGGACCGCGAATGGGTAACCGACGCAGAGGCCGTGCGGAAAAAGGTGGACAAACTGGGCTTCCCGGTGTTCGTCAAGCCCGCCCGCGCCGGTTCGTCCATGGGTATCTCCAAGGTCGATTCCCTGGATGGACTGGATGAGGCCATCGAAGAAGCCCGCCGCCATGATCTGAAGCTCGTCATCGAAGCTGGAATTATTGGCAGGGAAATCGAGTGCGCCGTTCTCCAGGGCCGTGGCACTGAGGCGCCGCGGACGTCCATGCCTGGAGAAATTGCCGTAGCTGCCGGTGAGCATCAGTTCTACGATTTCGCCGCCAAGTACGTTGAAGATGGCGCCGCCGCGCTCAGCTGCCCCGCGGATATGCCGGACGAAGCCATTGCGCGGGTAAGGGACCTCGCTGCGGTTGCCTTCGACTCGGTGGGTGCCGAAGGCTTGAGCAGGGTGGACTTCTTCTACACACCCGCCGGAGAACTCATCATCAACGAGATCAACACCATGCCGGGGTTCACGCCCAAGAGCATGTACCCCCAGATGTGGGCCGCCTCAGGGCTGGGCTATGCAGAGTTGATTGACGAGTTGATCCATTTGGCGTTGACCCGCAAGACAGGCCTGCGCTGA
- a CDS encoding DAK2 domain-containing protein, which translates to MKRWLSKAEVVLGNHSDRLNAINIFPVADGDTGTNLYLTVRAAVSAIGEAAPDAAAATTDVGAVLSKAGQAAMEQARGNSGTLFAVFLCAAAEPLAGKTRLSAPLLATALNRAQIRAWSALSEPVAGTMLSVLEAAAHAAQSVEAAQSGDDSNHALGLSLDAVVDAAYKAVVRTEGELSQLQEARVVDAGGVGMLLVLDCLRSAVLGEELQDDLLDGLHGYKLQDPHIHEHMPADDGVEVMCTISLSPLNAAILRQRLDEMGDSVIMSQVGGVQSSDDDDESVMEASYRWRVHVHVPDPAPAVELIRSLGEPTDIAVSQLSVASGNEAPPATQPASGTGSLQHGL; encoded by the coding sequence ATGAAACGTTGGCTCAGCAAGGCGGAAGTGGTTCTGGGGAATCACAGCGATCGCCTGAACGCGATCAACATCTTCCCCGTAGCCGATGGGGATACCGGCACCAACTTGTATCTCACCGTCCGTGCGGCTGTGTCGGCCATCGGTGAAGCCGCGCCCGACGCTGCCGCAGCAACCACGGATGTTGGAGCAGTTCTCTCCAAGGCCGGCCAAGCTGCCATGGAGCAAGCACGCGGCAACTCAGGAACGCTCTTTGCCGTTTTCCTGTGCGCGGCTGCCGAACCTTTGGCAGGCAAAACGCGGCTCAGCGCGCCGCTCCTGGCAACCGCGCTGAACAGGGCGCAGATCCGTGCGTGGTCAGCCCTCAGCGAACCGGTGGCCGGAACCATGCTGTCAGTACTGGAAGCTGCGGCCCACGCCGCCCAGTCCGTGGAAGCTGCCCAAAGCGGTGATGACAGCAACCACGCCTTGGGTCTGTCCCTCGACGCAGTGGTGGATGCCGCTTACAAAGCCGTGGTCCGCACAGAGGGCGAACTCTCACAGCTGCAGGAGGCCCGGGTAGTGGACGCAGGGGGCGTTGGAATGCTCTTGGTCCTGGACTGCCTCCGCTCGGCCGTCCTGGGCGAGGAACTCCAGGATGATCTCTTGGACGGGTTGCACGGCTACAAGCTGCAGGACCCCCATATCCACGAGCACATGCCGGCCGACGACGGCGTGGAAGTCATGTGCACCATCAGCCTGTCACCTTTGAATGCGGCCATCCTCCGGCAGCGTTTGGATGAGATGGGTGACTCCGTGATCATGAGTCAGGTGGGCGGTGTCCAAAGTTCCGATGACGACGACGAGTCCGTGATGGAGGCAAGCTACCGCTGGCGGGTGCATGTCCACGTTCCGGACCCGGCGCCGGCTGTCGAGCTCATCCGTTCGCTGGGCGAGCCCACGGATATCGCCGTCAGCCAGCTTTCCGTTGCGTCCGGCAACGAAGCTCCGCCCGCAACGCAGCCGGCATCCGGCACTGGCTCCCTGCAGCATGGACTCTGA